The Cyprinus carpio isolate SPL01 chromosome A9, ASM1834038v1, whole genome shotgun sequence genome window below encodes:
- the LOC109075317 gene encoding probable ubiquitin carboxyl-terminal hydrolase FAF-X isoform X6: MTATTRGSPVGGNDGQGQAPDGQSQPPLPQNQTSSPNSSNENSPVSPPDDQGQGGSSTPLEEEEPAFPHTELAKLDDMINRPRWVVPVLPKGELEVLLEAAIDLCKKGLDVKCEACQRFFRDGLTISFTKILTDEAVSGWKFEIHRCIINNAHRLVELCVTKLSQDWFPLLELLAMATNPHCKFHIYNGTRPSESVPAGVQLAEDELFARPPDPRSPKGWLVDLVNKFGTLNGFQILHDRFMSGQALNVQIIAALIKPFGQCYEFLTLHTVKKYFLPIIEMVPQFLENLTDEELKKEAKNEAKNDALSMIIKSLKSLASRVPGQEETVKNLEIFRLKMILRLLQISSFNGKMNALNEVNKVISSVSYYTHRHGNPEEEEWLTAERMAEWIQQNNILSIVLRDSLHQPQYVEKLEKILRFVIKEKALTLQDLDNIWAAQAGKHEAIVKNVHDLLAKLAWDFSPEQLDHLFDCFKESWTNASKKQREKLLELIRRLAEDDKDGVMAHKVLNLLWNLAHSDDVPVDIMDQALSAHIKILDYSCSQDRDTQKMQWIDRFIEELRTNDKWVIPALKQIREICSLFGEAPQNLSQTQRSPHVFYRHDLINQLQHNHALVTLVAENLSAYMENMRQFSKEHADFDPQTVRPGSRYSHVQEVQERLNFLRFLLKDGQLWLCAPQAKQIWKCLAENAVFLCDREACFKWYSKLMGDEPDLDPDINKDFFENNVLQLDPSLLTENGMKCFERFFKAVNCREGKLVAKRRAYMMDDLELIGLDYLWRVVIQGSDDIASRAIDLLKEIYTNLGPKLQANQVEIHEDFIQSCFDRLKASYDTLCVLDGDKDSINCARQEAIRMVRVLTVLREYITECDSDYHEERTILPMSRAFRGKHITLVVRFPNQGRQVDDLDIWSHTNDTIGSVRRCILNRIKANSTHTKIELFIGGEIIDPADDRKLIGQLNLKDKTLITAKLTQVSANMPSSPDSSSDSSTGSPGNHGNHFSDGPNPEVESCLPGVIMSLHLRYISFLWQVADLGCNLNMPLLRDGARVLMKLMPPDNTTVENLRAICLDHAKLGENSLSPTLDSRFFGPSPSQVLYLIEVVYALLMPASGTLGEDASDFQYNFLKSGGLPLVLSMLTRNNFLPNADMETRRGAYLNALKIAKLLLTAVGFGHVKSVAEACQPVVEGTIPVSPINQTTHDQALVLQNALQNIPNPSAECMLRNVAIRLAQQISDENFFQASKYIPDICVIRAVQKIVWASGCGSVQHVFSSNEEISKIYEKTNAGNEPDAEDEQVCCEALEVMTLCFALMPTALDALSKEKAWQTFIIDLLLHCQNKSVRQMAQEQFFLMATRCCMGHRPLLFFITLLFTVLGSTAKERAKHAADYFTLLRHLLNYAYNSNINLPNAEVLLNNEIDWLKRIRDEVKRTGEPGVEETILEGHIGVTKELLAFQTPEKKFYIGCEKGGASLIKELMDDFLFPASNVYLQYMKSGEFPTEQAIPVCCTPATINAGFELLVALAVGCVRNLKQIVDTLTDMYYLGCEPLTEWEYLPPVGPRPTKGFVGLKNAGATCYMNSVIQQLYMIPPIRNGILAIEGTGSDVDDDMSGDEKQDNESNVDPRDEVFGYQHQFEDKPSLGKTEDRKEYNIGVLRQLQVIFGHLAASRLQYYVPRGFWKQFRLWGEPVNLREQHDALEFFNSLVDSLDEALKALGHPAMLSKVLGGSFADQKICQGCPHRYECEESFTTLNVDIRNHQNLIDSMEQYVKGDLLEGANAYHCEKCNKKVDTVKRLLIKKFPPVLAIQLKRFDYDWERECAIKFNDYFEFPRELDMEPYTVAGVAKLEGSDVHPENQQQVIQQNEPSEPEPPCSSRYRLVGVLVHSGQASGGHYYSYIIQRNGSGCEGERNRWYKFDDGDVTECKMDDDEEMKNQCFGGEYMGEVFDHMMKRMSYRRQKRWWNAYILFYERMDTLDKDSELVKYITELTVTSKPHQVKMPSAIERSVRKQNVQFMHNRMQYSLEYFQFIRKLLTCNSVYLNSPPGQDHLLPEAEEMAMISIQLAARFLFSTGFHTKKIVRGPASDWYDALCILLRHSKNVRYWFAQNVLFAYPNRFSEYLLECPSAEVRGAFSKLIVFIAHFSLQDGPCPSPIASPGPSSQSCDNLSLSEHLFRAILNLLRREVSEHGRHLQQYFSLFVMYANLGLAEKTQLLKLGVPATFMLVALDEGPGPPIKYQYAELGKLYTVVSQLVRCCDVTSRMQSSINGNPPLPNPYGDPNITAPIMPLQQVVVDILFVRTSYVKKIIEDCSNSEDTIKLLRFCCWENPQFSSTVLSELLWQVAYSYTYELRPYLDLLLQILFIEDSWQTHRIHNVLKGIPDDRDGLFDTIQRSKNHYQKRAYQCIKCMVALFSNCSVAYQILQSNGDLKRKWTWAVEWLGDELERRPYTGNTQYTYNNWSPPVQSNETSNGYFLERSHSARMTLAKACELCPEECHLTKHEVVSEEDAGRNPSSTQQLLPGEVTGQQQHTVRLEPDEQEALDEQDTSPPEDTALYPHSPGTKFQQQNNLPHTQPYTGPAAQLVNNPQRPGPRTQENWEPPEEVPPSQTKD; encoded by the exons GTTCAGATCATTGCTGCACTCATTAA GCCTTTTGGACAGTGCTATGAGTTTCTCACTTTGCACACAGTGAAGAAGTACTTCCTTCCCATCATAGAAATGGTTCCCCAGTTTCTAGAAAACCTCACAGATGAGGAATTGAAAAAGGAAGCAAAGAACGAAGCCAAAAACGATGCCCTGTCTATGATAATCAAATCTTTGAAGAGCCTGGCTTCCCGAGTACCAGGACAAGAGGAAACAGTGAAGAATTTAGAGATATTTAGGTTAAAAATGATACTTAG GTTATTGCAGATTTCTTCTTTTAATGGTAAAATGAATGCACTAAATGAAGTGAACAAGGTGATTTCAAGTGTTTCCTACTACACACATCGTCATGGCAATCCTGAAGAGGAAGAGTGGCTGACAGCAGAACGCATGGCA GAATGGATTCAGCAGAACAATATTTTGTCTATTGTGCTGCGAGACAGCCTTCATCAGCCACAATATGTGGAGAAACTGGAGAAGATCCTGCGATTTGTCATCAAAGAAAAGGCCCTAACGCTTCAGGACCTGGACAACATCTGGGCCGCTCAA GCAGGGAAACATGAGGCTATTGTCAAGAATGTTCATGATCTTCTTGCAAAGCTGGCATGGGATTTCTCACCTGAACAGCTGGACCATCTCTTTGACTGCTTCAAG GAGAGCTGGACTAATGCAAgtaaaaagcagagagagaagTTACTGGAATTGATTCGTCGACTGGCAGAGGATGACAAGGATGGTGTGATGGCTCACAAAGTACTCAATCTGCTGTGGAATTTGGCCCATAGTGATGATGTTCCTGTGGATATCATGGACCAGGCTCTTAGTGCTCATATTAAGATTTTGGACTATAGCTGTTCCCAG GACAGGGACACACAGAAGATGCAGTGGATAGACAGATTCATAGAAGAATTAAGAACTAATGACAAATGGGTGATTCCTGCACTGAAGCAAATACGGGAGATCTGTAGCCTCTTTGGAGAAGCCCCCCAGAATTTAAG TCAAACGCAACGGAGCCCACATGTCTTCTATCGACATGACCTAATCAACCAACTGCAGCACAACCATGCACTGGTCACTCTTGTAGCAGAGAACCTGTCTGCATACATGGAGAATATGAGGCAGTTCTCGAAAG AGCACGCAGACTTTGATCCCCAGACGGTTAGGCCAGGAAGTCGGTATAGTCATGTTCAGGAGGTCCAGGAGCGGCTCAATTTCTTGAG GTTCTTACTGAAAGATGGGCAACTCTGGCTGTGTGCACCTCAGGCTAAGCAGATCTGGAAGTGCCTGGCGGAGAACGCAGTATTCTTGTGTGATCGGGAGGCCTGCTTCAAATGGTACTCCAAACTCATGGGGGACGAACCCGACCTTGATCCTGACATCAACAAGGACTTTTTTGAGAACAACGTACTGCAGCTTGACCCCTCGCTGCTGACAGAGAATGGCATGAAATGTTTTGAACGATTCTTCAAGGCAGTCAACTGCAGGGAGGGCAAGCTGGTGGCAAAACGCCGGGCATACATGATGGATGACTTGGAGCTGATAGGGCTGGATTACCTGTGGAGG gttGTGATTCAAGGAAGTGATGATATTGCTAGCCGAGCAATTGACTTGCTTAAAGAGATTTATACTAACCTTGGACCAAAATTACAAGCCAATCAG GTAGAGATCCATGAGGATTTTATTCAGTCTTGCTTTGACCGGCTCAAAGCCTCCTATGACACTCTGTGTGTGCTGGATGGAGATAAAGACAGCATTAACTGTGCCAGACAGGAGGCCATCCGCATGGTGAGAGTACTGACGGTGCTAAGGGAGTATATAACCGAGTGTGACAGTGACTACCACGAGGAGAGGACCATCCTGCCCATGTCCAGG gcTTTCCGAGGAAAGCATATCACGTTAGTTGTGCGTTTCCCAAACCAAGGCCGACAGGTTGATGATCTGGATATTTGGTCGCATACCAACGACACAATTGGCTCTGTGCGACGCTGCATTCTGAATCGAATAAAGGCCAACAGCACACACACCAAGATTGAGCTGTTCATCGGGGGAGAGATCATTGACCCAGCAGATGACAGGAAGCTAATCGGGCAGCTAAACCTCAAAGATAAAACG ctcATCACAGCCAAGCTCACCCAGGTTAGCGCCAATATGCCTTCCAGTCCAGACAGCTCCTCAGACTCCTCCACTGGTTCCCCTGGGAACCATGGCAATCACTTCAGTGATGGACCAAATCCTGAAGTGGAGAGCTGTCTTCCTGGCGTG ATAATGTCCCTGCACCTGCGCTACATCTCTTTCCTCTGGCAAGTTGCAGATCTGGGCTGTAATCTCAACATGCCTCTCCTCCGGGATGGAGCTCGTGTTTTAATGAAGCTCATGCCTCCAG ATAACACCACAGTGGAAAACCTGCGAGCCATCTGTCTGGATCACGCCAAACTCGGCGAAAACAGCCTTAGCCCCACATTGGATTCACGTTTCTTTGGCCCATCACCATCTCAAGTGCTTTACTTGATAGAG gtgGTGTACGCCTTGCTCATGCCTGCCAGTGGGACATTGGGCGAGGATGCTAGTGACTTCCAGTACAACTTCTTGAAGAGTGGTGGGCTGCCCCTGGTTTTGAGCATGCTGACCAGAAATAACTTCCTGCCAAATGCTGACATGGAGACCCGGCGGGGAGCTTATCTCAACGCACTAAAAATAGCCAAACTGCTGCTCACAGCTGTAGGCTTTGGCCATGTGAAGTCCGTGGCGGAGGCCTGCCAGCCTGTGGTGGAGGGGACTATCCCTGTATCGCCT ATCAACCAGACCACACATGACCAGGCTCTAGTGCTACAGAATGCCTTGCAGAATATCCCCAACCCCTCCGCCGAGTGCATGCTGCGGAACGTGGCCATCCGCCTCGCCCAACAGATCTCAGATGAG AACTTCTTCCAGGCTTCTAAGTACATCCCAGATATCTGCGTCATTCGAGCGGTTCAGAAGATAGTTTGGGCTTCTGGCTGTGGCTCTGTTCAGCACGTCTTCAGTTCTAATGAGGAGATCAGCAAGATCTACGAGAAG ACAAATGCTGGCAATGAGCCGGATGCAGAAGATGAGCAGGTGTGCTGTGAAGCTCTGGAGGTCATGACCCTGTGTTTTGCCCTTATGCCCACTGCACTAGATGCACTTAGCAAAGAAAAGGCCTGGCAGACCTTCATTATAGATCTGCTGCTGCACTGCCAAAACAA GTCTGTTCGTCAAATGGCCCAAGAACAGTTCTTCCTCATGGCCACCAGATGTTGTATGGGCCATAGGCCTCTTCTCTTCTTCATCACCCTCCTCTTCACAGTTTTGGGT agcACTGCAAAAGAGCGGGCAAAGCATGCTGCTGATTACTTCACTCTTCTTAGGCACTTACTCAATTATGCATATAACAGCAACATTAATCTTCCTAATGCAGAAGTTCTCTTAAACAATGAGATTGACTGGTTAAAGCGCATCCGG gatgAAGTGAAGAGGACTGGAGAGCCTGGGGTTGAGGAGACCATTTTGGAAGGTCACATTGGTGTCACAAAAGAGCTGCTAGCATTCCAGACCCCAGAGAAGAAGTTCTACATTGGCTGTGAAAAAGGAGGTGCTAGTCTTATCAAG GAGTTAATGGATGACTTCCTGTTCCCAGCATCTAATGTGTACCTGCAATACATGAAGAGTGGAGAATTCCCCACTGAGCAGGCCATACCTGTGTGTTGCACCCCAGCCACAATCAATGCCGGCTTTGAACTGCTGGTTGCATTAGCTGTCGGATGTGTGCGAAATCTCAAGCAGATTGTGGACACACTAACTGATATGTACTATTTAG GTTGTGAACCACTTACAGAATGGGAATATTTGCCACCAGTTGGTCCAAGGCCCACCAAGGGGTTTGTTGGTCTGAAAAATGCAGGTGCGACTTGCTACATGAACTCAGTGATCCAGCAGCTCTACATGATTCCTCCCATCAGGAATGGCATCCTGGCCATTGAAGGCACGGGCAGTGATGTGGATGATGATATGTCTGGAGACGAGAAGCAAGATAATGAG AGTAATGTGGATCCACGGGATGAGGTGTTTGGCTATCAGCACCAGTTTGAAGACAAACCTTCTCTCGGTAAGACGGAAGACAGGAAGGAATACAACATTGGGGTTCTTCGGCAGTTGCAGGTCATTTTTGGACATTTGGCTGCCTCCAGGTTGCAGTATTACGTGCCTAGGGGATTCTGGAAGCAATTTCG GTTGTGGGGTGAACCTGTCAATCTGAGGGAACAGCATGATGCCCTGGAGTTCTTTAACTCACTGGTAGACAGTTTAGACGAGGCTTTGAAAGCATTGGGTCACCCTGCCATGCTGAGCAAAGTACTGGGTGGCTCTTTTGCTGACCAGAAAATATGTCAGGGCTGTCCTCACAG ATATGAATGTGAGGAATCGTTTACGACGTTGAATGTAGATATCAGAAACCATCAAAATCTAATTGATTCTATGGAGCAGTATGTGAAAGGAGACTTGCTCGAGGGTGCAAATGCCTATCACTGTGAAAAATGCAACAAGAag GTGGACACAGTGAAGCGTTTACTCATTAAGAAGTTTCCTCCGGTGCTGGCCATCCAGCTGAAACGCTTTGATTATGACTGGGAACGAGAATGTGCTATCAAGTTCAATGATTACTTTGAGTTCCCACGGGAGTTAGACATGGAGCCCTATACAGTAGCTGGAGTAGCTAAGCTGGAGGGGTCTGATGTGCACCCAGAGAACCAG CAGCAGGTGATTCAGCAGAATGAGCCGTCGGAGCCGGAACCCCCCTGCAGCTCTCGCTATCGTTTGGTGGGAGTTCTGGTCCACTCAGGCCAGGCTAGTGGAGGTCATTATTACTCCTACATCATTCAGAGGAACGGCAGTGGTTGTGAGGGAGAAAGGAACCGTTGGTACAAGTTTGACGATGGTGATGTCACTGAATGCAAGATGGACGATGACGAGGAGATGAAGAACCAGTGCTTTGGTGGAGAGTACATGGGTGAGGTCTTTGACCACATGATGAAACGCATGTCCTACAGGCGACAGAAGCGCTGGTGGAACGCCTACATTCTCTTTTATGAGCGAATGGACACATTAGACAAGGACAGTGAGCTAGTTAAATACATCACTGAGCTGACAGTGACCAGCAAACCTCACCAGGTGAAGATGCCCTCTGCTATTGAACGCAGTGTGCgcaaacaaaatgtgcagtttaTGCACAACCGTATGCAGTACAGCTTGGAGTACTTCCAGTTTATCAGGAAATTGCTGACCTGTAACAGTGTCTACTTGAATTCACCGCCAG GTCAAGACCACCTTTTGCCTGAAGCAGAAGAAATGGCTATGATTAGTATACAGCTCGCTGCTAGATTTCTCTTCAGCACTGGGTTCCACACAAAGAAAATCGTCCGTGGCCCTGCTAGTGATTG gtATGATGCTCTGTGCATCTTGCTACGACACAGTAAGAATGTGCGTTACTGGTTTGCACAGAACGTCCTCTTTGCATATCCGAACCGCTTCTCCGAGTACCTGCTTGAGTGTCCCAGTGCAGAGGTTCGAGGGGCCTTCTCCAAACTCATTGTATTTATTGCACATTTCTCCCTGCAAGATGGACCCTGCCCTTCACCGATTGCCTCACCTGGACCTTCAAGTCAG AGCTGTGATAATTTGAGTTTGAGTGAGCACTTGTTCCGTGCCATACTTAATCTGCTGAGAAGGGAAGTGTCTGAGCATGGCCGTCACCTGCAGCAGTACTTCAGCCTTTTTGTCATGTATGCCAACCTTG GCTTGGCAGAGAAGACGCAGCTGTTGAAGCTTGGGGTACCAGCTACCTTCATGCTTGTGGCTTTGGATGAGGGCCCTGGGCCTCCTATTAAGTACCAGTATGCTGAGCTTGGAAAGCTCTATACTGTCGTCTCACAGCTGGTTCGCTGCTGTGATGTGACGTCACGTATGCAGTCCTCAATTAATG GAAACCCTCCCCTGCCGAACCCATATGGTGACCCCAACATCACCGCACCCATCATGCCTCTGCAGCAGGTGGTGGTGGACATCCTGTTTGTGCGTACCAGTTATGTGAAGAAGATTATTGAGGACTGCAGTAACTCCGAGGACACTATCAAACTGCTGCGATTTTGCTGTTGGGAAAACCCTCAGTTTTCCTCCACTGTGCTGAGTGAACTACTGTGGCAG GTGGCATATTCATACACGTATGAGTTAAGGCCTTACCTGGACTTGCTCCTTCAGATTTTGTTTATTGAGGACTCGTGGCAGACTCACAG gatccaCAATGTGCTGAAGGGAATCCCTGATGACCGTGATGGGCTTTTTGACACCATTCAGCGCTCCAAAAATCACTACCAAAAGAGAGCTTATCAGTGCATCAAATGCATGGTGGCTCTTTTCAGCAACTGCTCAGTGGCCTATCAGATTCTCCAG AGTAATGGCGATTTAAAGAGGAAGTGGACCTGGGCAGTGGAGTGGCTCGGTGACGAGCTGGAACGTAGACCGTACACTGGCAATACCCAGTACACGTATAATAACTGGTCCCCTCCTGTTCAGAGCAATGAGACTTCTAATGGATACTTCCTGGAGCGCTCCCACAGTGCGCGTATGACTTTAGCCAAGGCCTGTGAGTTGTGCCCAGAAGAG TGTCACTTAACGAAGCACGAGGTGGTATCTGAAGAGGACGCTGGCCGGAATCCGTCCTCGACACAGCAACTTTTGCCAGGGGAAGTGACAGGCCAACAACAGCACACCGTAAGACTT gAGCCTGATGAGCAGGAGGCCCTTGATGAGCAGGACACCTCTCCTCCAGAGGACACTGCTCTATACCCTCACTCTCCAGGCACAAAGTTTCAGCAG CAGAATAACCTCCCGCATACGCAGCCGTACACTGGCCCCGCAGCACAGCTCGTCAACAACCCTCAGCGTCCAGGCCCACGAACACAAGAGAACTGGGAGCCCCCTGAGGAGGTGCCGCCCAGTCAGACTAAAGACTAA